A DNA window from bacterium contains the following coding sequences:
- a CDS encoding pyridoxal-dependent decarboxylase, whose amino-acid sequence MRKDITMGQSYTAILEQLKTCFPTPVSNPIMDGYFVHTISHFLDEVDSLKSAAPLLGAGQGRRYEISLGEAFPGEMCSVEEATNMLVDYCRGMTIWAHPNASVNVVPPTTIPSITAVMAGAIYNPNIIWDEYSARFAEAELQVVGMFSDLVGYAPQRAGGVFTFGGTGTLLYGCKLGVEKALGGRAMTDGIREDLKIVASEAAHYSRLNVAGWLGLGTKNLVTVPTTHDNEISLADLEEHLRQLFERGEKVAAIIATLGTTDAFGIDDLGAIVRLRDRLAGEYRLEYRPHIHADAVIGWAWAVFRDYDFNSNPLGFHARTLRSLRDSLQRIGDLSLADSLGIDFHKTGYAPYISSVFLVKDREDLTLLSRDPAQMPYLYQFGRYHPGIYTLESSRPGASALAALANIALLGKQGYRVLIGHVVEMAEMLRERLERNPSINVLNDYNYGPVTLFRVYPNGVDADEALRRELSDPGYRTQVEEHNAYNRSIFDLIHDRAMRGEGVLLSRTDAYRHSSYAGGPPIAALKSFIMSPWTDPDAVELSVRQVLEARTQLAAGAVLEGVPAGLQ is encoded by the coding sequence ATGAGAAAGGATATCACCATGGGGCAGAGCTATACAGCGATTCTGGAGCAACTCAAGACCTGTTTTCCCACGCCGGTATCTAACCCGATTATGGACGGTTACTTCGTCCACACCATCTCGCACTTTCTCGACGAGGTAGATAGCCTGAAATCTGCCGCACCCCTGCTGGGAGCAGGGCAGGGAAGGCGCTATGAGATAAGCCTCGGCGAGGCTTTCCCGGGGGAGATGTGCTCTGTGGAAGAGGCGACGAATATGCTGGTGGACTACTGCCGGGGCATGACCATCTGGGCGCACCCGAACGCCTCGGTCAATGTCGTCCCGCCCACCACGATCCCCAGTATCACTGCGGTAATGGCTGGCGCCATCTATAATCCGAACATTATCTGGGATGAGTATTCTGCCCGCTTTGCGGAGGCCGAGCTGCAGGTCGTGGGCATGTTTTCTGATCTGGTCGGCTATGCCCCGCAGCGAGCCGGAGGCGTCTTCACCTTTGGCGGCACCGGCACGCTTCTTTACGGCTGCAAGCTCGGGGTGGAAAAGGCGCTCGGTGGCCGAGCGATGACGGATGGGATCCGTGAGGATCTGAAGATCGTGGCTTCCGAGGCGGCGCACTACTCGCGGTTGAACGTAGCGGGCTGGCTGGGGCTGGGAACGAAGAACCTGGTGACTGTTCCCACTACACACGACAACGAGATATCGCTCGCTGATCTGGAAGAACACTTGCGGCAGTTATTCGAGCGGGGGGAAAAGGTGGCGGCCATCATCGCGACCCTGGGCACTACGGATGCGTTCGGCATTGATGACCTGGGGGCGATCGTGCGCCTTCGTGACCGGCTCGCCGGGGAATACCGGCTGGAATACAGGCCGCACATCCATGCCGACGCGGTCATCGGCTGGGCGTGGGCCGTGTTCCGCGATTACGATTTCAACAGCAACCCCCTGGGTTTCCATGCCCGGACGCTGCGCTCCCTGCGGGATTCCCTGCAGCGCATCGGAGATCTCTCGCTTGCGGACAGCCTGGGGATCGATTTCCACAAGACCGGCTATGCGCCCTATATCTCCAGCGTCTTTCTGGTCAAAGATCGGGAGGATTTGACCCTGCTCAGCCGCGACCCGGCGCAGATGCCCTACCTCTATCAGTTCGGTCGCTATCATCCCGGCATCTACACCCTGGAATCGTCGCGCCCGGGCGCGAGCGCGCTGGCAGCCCTGGCCAACATCGCGCTGTTGGGCAAGCAGGGCTACCGGGTGCTTATCGGCCACGTGGTGGAGATGGCGGAGATGCTGCGCGAGCGGCTCGAGCGAAATCCCTCTATCAATGTGCTGAATGACTATAACTATGGGCCGGTCACCCTCTTCCGCGTCTATCCGAATGGGGTAGATGCAGACGAAGCGCTGCGACGCGAGCTGTCCGACCCCGGTTACCGCACGCAGGTGGAGGAACACAACGCTTACAACCGCAGCATTTTCGACCTTATCCATGATCGGGCGATGCGTGGCGAAGGCGTGCTTCTTTCCCGGACGGATGCATACCGGCATTCCAGCTACGCGGGGGGGCCTCCCATCGCCGCCCTCAAGTCGTTCATCATGAGCCCCTGGACAGATCCGGATGCCGTCGAGCTTTCGGTTCGCCAGGTACTGGAGGCGCGGACCCAACTGGCAGCAGGCGCCGTCCTCGAGGGCGTGCCCGCCGGTCTACAATGA